A DNA window from Mycolicibacter terrae contains the following coding sequences:
- a CDS encoding DegV family protein, with the protein MTGPAVAVVTDSSACLPAEMLQRWGIRVVPLHILLDGADLRDGIDDVPEDIYAREGASTAGTNPEELTGAYRKGLADSGGAGVVAIHISSALSGTFGTAEHVATQIGAGVRVIDSKSAAMGTGFVALAAARAAAGGADLDGVAAAAEAAVQRGHAYLVVHRLDNLRRSGRIGSAAAWLGTALSLKPLLAVDDGKLVLAQRIRTVSKAVTSMIDRVCDVVGDRRAALAVHHVANPQGAQDVAGVLAERLPACEPAVITGLGPTLALHVGAGAVAVCVDVDTGVVQRN; encoded by the coding sequence ATGACCGGCCCGGCCGTTGCCGTGGTCACCGACTCCTCGGCGTGCCTGCCCGCCGAGATGCTCCAGCGGTGGGGTATCCGGGTGGTGCCGTTGCACATTCTGCTCGACGGCGCCGACCTGCGCGACGGCATCGATGACGTGCCCGAGGATATCTACGCCCGTGAGGGCGCCAGCACCGCCGGCACCAACCCGGAGGAACTGACCGGCGCCTATCGGAAAGGGTTGGCGGACAGCGGCGGTGCCGGCGTGGTGGCGATCCACATCTCCTCGGCGTTGTCCGGCACGTTCGGCACCGCCGAGCACGTCGCGACCCAGATCGGCGCAGGGGTGCGGGTCATCGACTCGAAGTCTGCGGCGATGGGCACCGGATTCGTGGCGCTGGCCGCCGCCCGCGCTGCCGCCGGCGGTGCCGATCTGGACGGTGTGGCGGCCGCTGCGGAGGCGGCCGTGCAGCGCGGACACGCCTACCTGGTCGTGCACCGACTGGACAACCTGCGGCGCAGCGGCCGAATCGGCAGTGCGGCCGCCTGGCTGGGCACCGCGCTGTCCCTCAAGCCGCTGTTGGCCGTAGACGACGGGAAACTCGTACTGGCACAGCGTATCCGCACCGTCAGTAAGGCCGTGACGTCGATGATCGACCGGGTCTGCGACGTGGTGGGTGATCGCCGGGCCGCGCTGGCCGTACATCACGTCGCCAATCCGCAGGGGGCGCAGGACGTGGCCGGCGTGCTGGCCGAGCGGTTGCCGGCCTGCGAGCCGGCCGTCATCACGGGCCTGGGACCGACTTTGGCGCTTCATGTCGGGGCGGGCGCGGTCGCGGTGTGCGTGGACGTCGATACCGGAGTGGTCCAGCGCAACTGA
- the octT gene encoding diglucosylglycerate octanoyltransferase — MSSEPAFSSATRPTLLIFADSLSYYGPTGGLPADDPRIWPNIVGAQLGWEVELIGRIGWTSRDVWWAATQDPRAWAALPRAGAVVIATGGMDSLPSVWPTALRELIRYVRPPRLRRWVRDGYGWLQPRLSPLARAALPPNLSADYLEMTRGAIDFNRPGIPIVACLPSVHIADTYGRAHQGREPTVRAITQWAQRNDVALVDLKLAVAEEVMSGRANPDGIHWNFEAHRAVAELMLKALAEAGVPGQA, encoded by the coding sequence ATGTCCTCTGAACCGGCGTTCTCCTCTGCAACCCGCCCGACGCTGCTGATCTTCGCCGATTCACTGTCGTACTACGGGCCCACCGGCGGGTTGCCGGCCGACGACCCGCGGATATGGCCGAACATCGTTGGGGCTCAGCTGGGTTGGGAAGTCGAGTTGATCGGACGGATCGGCTGGACCAGCCGGGACGTGTGGTGGGCGGCCACTCAGGATCCGCGTGCCTGGGCCGCTCTGCCCCGGGCCGGGGCCGTCGTCATCGCCACTGGCGGGATGGATTCGCTGCCCTCGGTGTGGCCGACCGCACTGCGCGAGCTGATCCGGTATGTGCGGCCGCCCCGGCTGCGACGTTGGGTCCGCGACGGTTATGGCTGGCTGCAGCCCCGGCTTTCACCGCTGGCCCGAGCGGCACTGCCACCGAACTTGTCCGCCGACTATCTCGAAATGACCAGGGGAGCAATCGATTTCAACAGGCCAGGGATCCCTATTGTGGCCTGCCTGCCCTCGGTCCACATCGCCGACACCTATGGTCGCGCCCACCAGGGGCGCGAGCCGACGGTGCGGGCGATCACGCAATGGGCGCAGCGGAACGACGTTGCGCTGGTCGATCTGAAATTGGCGGTGGCCGAAGAGGTCATGAGCGGGCGGGCGAACCCCGATGGCATCCATTGGAACTTCGAAGCGCACCGGGCCGTCGCCGAACTGATGCTCAAGGCGCTGGCCGAGGCCGGCGTGCCCGGGCAGGCGTAA
- the gpgP gene encoding glucosyl-3-phosphoglycerate phosphatase translates to MRVRRLILLRHGQTEFNAGSRMQGQLDTVLSDLGRAQAEAAAEVLRKRHPLLIVSSDLWRAYDTATVLAEHNGLQVRVDTRLRETHLGDWQGLTHEEVDAVAPGARLAWRDDARWAPHGGESRVDVAARSEPLVAELIAGEPVWGSAADADRPVVLVAHGGLIAALTAALLRLPVENWPVLGGMANASWTQLSGYSDDSDGGGFADVRWRLDVWNASAQVASDVL, encoded by the coding sequence GTGAGGGTCCGCCGGCTGATTCTGTTGCGCCATGGCCAGACCGAGTTCAATGCCGGCAGCAGGATGCAAGGTCAATTGGACACCGTTCTGAGCGATCTGGGCCGCGCGCAGGCGGAGGCGGCGGCCGAGGTACTGCGCAAGCGCCATCCGCTGTTGATCGTGTCGTCGGATCTGTGGCGCGCCTACGACACCGCGACGGTCCTGGCCGAGCACAACGGCCTGCAGGTCCGGGTGGACACCCGACTGCGCGAAACGCACCTGGGGGACTGGCAGGGCCTGACCCACGAGGAGGTCGACGCGGTGGCCCCGGGCGCCCGGCTGGCCTGGCGTGACGACGCGCGATGGGCTCCGCACGGTGGGGAGAGCAGAGTGGATGTGGCCGCACGCAGCGAACCGCTGGTCGCCGAGTTGATAGCCGGCGAGCCGGTCTGGGGGAGCGCCGCGGATGCCGACCGGCCGGTGGTGCTGGTCGCCCACGGCGGCCTGATCGCCGCCCTGACCGCTGCGTTGCTGCGCCTTCCGGTCGAGAACTGGCCGGTGCTGGGCGGGATGGCCAACGCCAGCTGGACCCAGCTCAGCGGGTACTCCGATGACTCCGATGGTGGCGGCTTCGCCGATGTGCGATGGCGTCTGGACGTCTGGAACGCTTCAGCGCAGGTGGCCAGCGATGTCCTCTGA
- the rsfS gene encoding ribosome silencing factor — MTATPEAIDMATVAAVAAASKLGTDVVVIDVSAQLVITDCFVIASASNERQVNAIVDEVEEKMRLAGYKPARREGTREGRWTLLDYVDIVVHIQHQDERDFYALDRLWKDCPLVPVDFEDAAAEPAPEDAS, encoded by the coding sequence ATGACAGCCACCCCCGAAGCGATCGACATGGCGACGGTGGCCGCGGTGGCCGCCGCCTCGAAACTCGGCACCGATGTCGTCGTGATCGACGTGTCGGCCCAGCTGGTCATCACCGACTGCTTCGTCATCGCCTCGGCGTCCAACGAACGCCAGGTCAACGCCATCGTTGACGAGGTGGAGGAGAAGATGCGGCTGGCCGGGTACAAACCGGCGCGCCGCGAGGGCACCCGGGAGGGGCGCTGGACGCTGCTGGACTACGTCGACATCGTCGTGCACATTCAGCACCAGGACGAGCGGGACTTCTATGCGCTGGACCGGCTGTGGAAGGACTGCCCCCTGGTACCGGTGGACTTCGAGGACGCAGCCGCTGAACCGGCGCCGGAGGATGCGTCGTGA
- the nadD gene encoding nicotinate-nucleotide adenylyltransferase: protein MGGTFDPIHYGHLVAASEVAHKFALDEVVFVPSGQPWQKDRHVSAAEDRYLMTVIATASNPRFSVSRVDIDRAGPTYTRDTLRDLHALNPDSELYFITGADALASILSWQGWEELFDLARFVGVSRPGFELRHDHITSVLGKLEENALTLVEIPALAISSTDCRRRAEQRRPLWYLMPDGVVQYVSKRRLYRASDGPGAKKAVGQSTGLAAGNNS from the coding sequence ATGGGCGGGACGTTTGATCCCATCCACTACGGCCACCTGGTTGCGGCCAGCGAGGTAGCCCACAAGTTCGCGTTGGACGAGGTCGTGTTCGTGCCCAGCGGTCAGCCCTGGCAGAAGGATCGGCATGTCTCCGCGGCCGAGGACCGCTACCTGATGACGGTGATCGCCACCGCGTCCAATCCACGCTTTTCGGTGAGCCGGGTGGACATCGACCGTGCCGGCCCCACCTACACCCGCGACACCTTGCGGGACCTGCACGCGCTGAACCCCGACTCCGAGCTGTATTTCATCACCGGTGCCGACGCGTTGGCATCCATATTGTCCTGGCAGGGCTGGGAGGAGCTGTTCGACTTGGCGCGTTTCGTCGGAGTCAGCCGGCCCGGATTCGAGCTGCGGCACGACCACATCACCAGCGTGCTCGGCAAACTGGAGGAGAACGCGTTGACCTTGGTGGAGATCCCGGCATTGGCAATCTCGTCGACGGACTGCCGCCGACGTGCCGAGCAGCGTCGACCGCTGTGGTACCTGATGCCCGACGGTGTCGTGCAGTACGTGTCCAAGCGCCGGCTCTACCGCGCCAGCGATGGTCCGGGCGCGAAGAAGGCCGTCGGCCAATCCACCGGCCTGGCCGCCGGGAACAACTCATGA